A genomic stretch from Edaphobacter aggregans includes:
- a CDS encoding YXWGXW repeat-containing protein, whose protein sequence is MNLSRRLSTILGAAIIAGALFMAPAAHARVFVSVGIAPPAIPVYTQPIAPGDGYIWTPGYWAWTDDGYQWVDGAWVLPPYTGALWTPGYWGYGPSGYLWNAGYWGPTVGYYGGINYGFGYFGTGFYGGYWGGGHYWYNRAYNNIGWRGGYIYNRPYNGYNGRPGGSSWTRNTYNDNRGSFATANVNRGSSNFAERGSGFNQGVNRSAYNGGNVQRNFASTSPSSNFGSQPHAGYNGYSGSGYHGNAMMPGNYRPSTPSGSNFQRSTTMSAGNYHASMPSGSSYHGGSMNSGGGFHGNSGGGGSSHGGGGGGHGHR, encoded by the coding sequence ATGAACCTCTCCCGTCGTCTTAGTACCATCCTCGGAGCAGCAATCATCGCGGGTGCACTCTTCATGGCTCCCGCAGCCCACGCCCGCGTCTTTGTCTCAGTTGGAATAGCGCCCCCGGCCATCCCCGTCTACACCCAGCCCATTGCCCCCGGCGACGGCTATATCTGGACCCCCGGCTACTGGGCCTGGACCGATGATGGCTACCAGTGGGTCGACGGCGCCTGGGTTCTCCCGCCCTACACCGGAGCACTTTGGACCCCCGGCTACTGGGGATACGGCCCGTCTGGCTACCTTTGGAACGCAGGCTATTGGGGTCCCACCGTCGGCTACTATGGTGGCATTAACTATGGCTTCGGCTACTTCGGAACCGGTTTCTACGGTGGCTATTGGGGCGGCGGACATTACTGGTACAACCGCGCCTACAACAACATCGGCTGGAGAGGCGGCTACATCTACAATCGCCCCTACAACGGCTATAACGGCCGCCCAGGAGGCAGCAGCTGGACCCGCAACACCTACAACGACAATCGCGGATCCTTCGCGACCGCCAACGTCAACCGCGGCAGCAGTAACTTCGCGGAACGCGGCTCCGGCTTCAACCAGGGCGTCAATCGCTCGGCCTATAACGGCGGCAATGTGCAGCGCAACTTCGCCAGCACGAGCCCGAGCAGCAACTTCGGCAGCCAACCTCACGCTGGCTATAACGGCTACAGCGGCAGCGGCTACCACGGCAACGCCATGATGCCCGGTAACTACCGCCCGAGCACGCCCTCTGGTAGCAATTTCCAGCGAAGCACCACCATGAGTGCTGGCAACTACCACGCGAGCATGCCGTCCGGCAGCAGCTACCATGGCGGTAGCATGAATAGCGGCGGTGGCTTCCATGGCAACAGCGGCGGAGGCGGAAGCTCCCACGGCGGTGGAGGCGGCGGCCACGGACACC